One part of the Rhizobium rhizogenes genome encodes these proteins:
- a CDS encoding carbohydrate ABC transporter permease yields MSDKQATPYRRKKLRIVSKRRRGIENALVAYSFIAPNFLGFAIFTLGPILFAFALAFMHWDGSNAMRFAGLDNFWRLFEDRAFIAAFWNTVIYTVASVPATLACALGLAILLNQKILGRNFFRTAMFFPYVASLVAVAVVWNMIFNPEMGPVNMLLYTLGLDPADMPGWAADRHWAMVTVILFGVWKSMGYYMVIYLAGLQGINSELYEAAGLDGANAWQKFIHVTLPQLAPTTFFVTVMLTIQSFKVFDQVYMITQGGPGTSTLVLVYHIYNEAFISWDLGYSSMIALVLFFLVLVVTIVQFKRQRED; encoded by the coding sequence ATGTCCGACAAGCAAGCGACTCCGTATCGCAGGAAAAAACTCCGCATCGTCTCCAAACGGCGGCGCGGAATAGAAAATGCGCTCGTTGCCTATTCCTTCATTGCTCCTAATTTTCTCGGCTTTGCGATTTTCACGCTCGGGCCGATCCTCTTTGCCTTTGCACTGGCCTTCATGCATTGGGACGGCTCCAATGCGATGCGTTTTGCCGGTCTCGATAATTTCTGGCGACTTTTCGAGGACAGGGCCTTCATCGCGGCCTTCTGGAACACGGTCATTTACACCGTCGCGTCGGTGCCGGCCACGCTCGCCTGCGCGCTCGGCCTTGCGATCCTGCTCAACCAGAAAATCCTCGGCCGCAATTTCTTTCGCACGGCCATGTTTTTTCCCTATGTCGCATCGCTGGTTGCCGTGGCCGTCGTCTGGAACATGATTTTCAATCCGGAGATGGGTCCGGTCAACATGCTGCTCTATACGCTCGGCCTCGATCCCGCCGACATGCCGGGATGGGCGGCGGACCGGCACTGGGCCATGGTCACGGTCATTCTCTTCGGCGTGTGGAAGAGCATGGGTTATTACATGGTCATCTATCTCGCCGGGCTGCAGGGCATCAATTCGGAGCTTTATGAAGCCGCGGGGCTGGATGGCGCCAATGCCTGGCAGAAATTCATCCACGTCACCCTGCCGCAGCTTGCGCCGACGACGTTTTTCGTGACCGTCATGCTGACGATCCAGTCCTTCAAGGTTTTCGATCAGGTCTATATGATCACGCAGGGCGGCCCCGGCACCTCGACGCTGGTTCTTGTCTATCACATCTACAATGAGGCCTTCATTTCCTGGGATCTCGGTTACTCCAGCATGATCGCCCTCGTCCTGTTCTTCCTGGTCCTTGTCGTCACCATCGTTCAGTTCAAACGGCAGCGGGAGGACTGA
- a CDS encoding heparinase II/III family protein, protein MFVEMMRLLPDRFADFGAELTAEKIRSSATEAVRGSLVDAAEQALGEPWSVILAGDYREYGRSGNRDRFEALYFSRRLKLNALVLGECAEGQGRFLDAIIDGLWLICEESGWQLPAHNSHIRGGPRASLPDPQDPVIDLFAAETGANLALCLHLLASELEQAAPTLISRVHTEIECRITKPYLARHFWWMGSGDERMNNWTAWITQNVLLSTLLLPTDQPTRRWVVEKALQSLDAFQKDYAEDGACEEGVLYYGHAALCLFGAMSILDTAAPGSMASLFKAPKLRNMAEFILNMHVAGDSFFNFADAPAKVEISGVREYLFGKAVSSLPLQAFAAACWNRSTDKLMRREWNLWYRVQAVLATPELSALAVAEPMKTDIVYTGIGLAIVRGGVFDLAVKAGNNGESHNHNDVGSFTLYKNGRPFIIDVGVETYTAKTFSPRRYDIWTMQSAFHNLPTFGGVMQGAGAEFAARDFGAEFSEKQAEIAFDIAGAYPPEAGIEHYRRRIRLLRGSRVEITDDYQGERSAVLSLMVAEKPVVTPGSLIFAGLGEVACEGAGEPAIEAIPIDDTRLRQSLPPMIYRILVPIKAKRLCLTIS, encoded by the coding sequence GTGTTTGTCGAAATGATGCGGCTCCTGCCTGATCGGTTCGCCGATTTCGGCGCGGAGCTGACGGCGGAAAAAATTCGGTCTTCAGCAACGGAAGCGGTTCGCGGCAGTCTCGTCGATGCGGCGGAGCAGGCTCTTGGCGAGCCCTGGTCCGTCATTCTGGCGGGCGATTACCGGGAATATGGCCGGAGCGGCAATCGTGATCGTTTCGAGGCGCTTTATTTCTCCCGCCGGCTGAAATTGAACGCGCTGGTTCTCGGCGAATGCGCCGAGGGGCAAGGTCGTTTTCTCGATGCCATCATCGATGGTCTCTGGCTGATATGTGAGGAAAGCGGCTGGCAATTGCCCGCGCATAATTCCCATATTCGCGGTGGCCCCCGCGCGTCGCTTCCCGACCCGCAGGATCCGGTGATCGACCTGTTCGCTGCGGAAACGGGTGCCAATCTTGCTTTGTGCCTGCACCTGCTCGCGTCGGAACTGGAGCAAGCGGCCCCAACTCTTATATCTCGCGTCCATACCGAGATCGAATGTCGGATTACGAAGCCCTATCTCGCCCGACATTTCTGGTGGATGGGGAGCGGTGATGAGCGGATGAACAACTGGACGGCCTGGATCACCCAGAATGTTCTGCTCTCCACCCTGCTTTTGCCCACCGACCAGCCGACGCGGCGTTGGGTCGTGGAAAAGGCGCTCCAGAGTCTCGATGCGTTTCAGAAGGACTATGCGGAAGACGGAGCCTGCGAAGAGGGTGTTCTTTATTACGGCCATGCAGCGCTGTGCCTGTTCGGGGCGATGAGCATTCTCGATACCGCCGCGCCCGGCTCCATGGCGTCGCTTTTCAAGGCGCCGAAACTGCGCAACATGGCGGAATTCATCCTCAACATGCATGTGGCGGGAGACAGTTTTTTCAACTTCGCCGATGCGCCGGCGAAGGTCGAAATATCAGGCGTTCGGGAATATCTCTTCGGCAAAGCCGTCTCTTCCCTGCCGCTTCAGGCTTTCGCCGCAGCTTGCTGGAACCGATCAACGGATAAGTTGATGCGCAGGGAGTGGAACCTCTGGTATCGCGTCCAGGCGGTTCTCGCCACGCCGGAATTGTCTGCACTTGCTGTTGCAGAACCGATGAAGACCGACATTGTCTATACCGGTATCGGGTTGGCGATTGTCCGCGGCGGGGTGTTCGATCTTGCCGTGAAGGCGGGCAATAATGGCGAGAGCCATAACCACAACGATGTCGGCAGTTTCACGCTTTACAAGAATGGCAGGCCATTCATCATCGATGTGGGGGTGGAAACCTACACCGCGAAAACTTTCTCGCCGCGGCGCTATGACATCTGGACGATGCAGTCGGCCTTTCACAATCTGCCGACCTTCGGTGGCGTCATGCAGGGCGCCGGGGCAGAGTTTGCTGCGCGGGATTTCGGGGCGGAGTTCTCGGAAAAACAGGCGGAAATTGCTTTCGATATAGCGGGAGCTTATCCGCCCGAAGCGGGTATCGAACATTACCGCCGCCGCATCCGGTTGCTGCGTGGCAGCCGCGTCGAGATTACTGATGATTATCAGGGCGAGAGAAGCGCGGTTCTGTCACTGATGGTTGCCGAAAAGCCCGTCGTCACGCCGGGAAGCCTGATCTTTGCGGGTCTTGGAGAGGTGGCCTGCGAAGGGGCGGGAGAGCCTGCCATCGAGGCCATCCCCATCGACGACACCAGGCTTCGCCAGTCTTTGCCGCCGATGATCTATCGCATTCTTGTTCCCATCAAAGCCAAGCGTCTGTGCCTGACGATCAGCTAA
- a CDS encoding carbohydrate-binding protein gives MKLTLKVVNAAGAILAEAGAENEVFLVYRAEYCEGDRLVVEASQPGHIWLGLDAGMPPTLVFLQTAEFVLPVPFAAKRKSYPPQAFSGSIHRIAARCALAGEIGVRRNLALNPFDDHENTSLFPHVHASTETRGEAAFAARNVIDGEKVSAGHGFWPYTSWGINRDPEASLTLVFGRAVLIDQLTFYLRADFPHDAWWEEASVTFSDGESLRFPLQKTGAAQTFSVAPRRVEWIRLHDLKKADDPSPFPALTQIEVWGADLREAS, from the coding sequence ATGAAGCTTACACTCAAGGTCGTTAATGCGGCCGGTGCTATTCTGGCGGAGGCCGGGGCGGAGAACGAGGTGTTCCTCGTCTACCGCGCTGAATATTGCGAAGGCGACAGGCTCGTTGTCGAAGCTTCGCAGCCCGGTCATATCTGGCTCGGCCTTGATGCCGGCATGCCGCCCACGCTGGTTTTTTTGCAGACGGCCGAATTTGTCCTGCCTGTTCCTTTCGCGGCGAAGCGCAAATCCTATCCGCCGCAGGCTTTCAGCGGGAGCATTCACCGGATTGCGGCGCGTTGTGCGCTTGCCGGTGAGATCGGGGTTCGCAGGAACCTGGCCCTGAACCCTTTCGATGACCACGAAAACACCTCGCTGTTTCCGCATGTCCATGCGAGTACCGAAACGCGTGGGGAAGCCGCGTTTGCGGCCCGTAATGTCATTGATGGCGAAAAGGTCAGCGCCGGCCATGGTTTCTGGCCCTATACCAGCTGGGGCATCAACCGTGATCCCGAAGCTTCGTTGACGCTTGTTTTCGGTCGCGCGGTTCTGATCGACCAGCTGACATTTTATCTGAGGGCAGATTTTCCCCATGACGCCTGGTGGGAAGAGGCGAGCGTTACATTTTCCGACGGCGAAAGCCTGCGCTTCCCACTGCAAAAAACCGGTGCCGCCCAGACGTTCTCGGTCGCGCCGCGCCGTGTGGAATGGATCCGCCTGCACGACCTGAAAAAAGCGGATGATCCCTCGCCGTTTCCCGCGCTGACGCAAATCGAGGTCTGGGGCGCGGATCTGCGGGAAGCATCATAG
- a CDS encoding FadR/GntR family transcriptional regulator has protein sequence MVTDVPEQQKQRSKSSGSLVSQVSLSLRNAIASGQYGPGDRLPSEIEMTETHGVSRTVVREAVTALRCDGLVEVRQGAGIFVLKREKEMSSTPGIDRARLSSDLEVLEIRTPLEIEAAGLAALRRSPSQEEAIFDCHARLLKCIDENRSIREADLALHLAIAAATNNPLFTQFLELHGQAVIPQSRVVPETRENDQTAYRRLIHKEHEAIVIAISDRNEQDAKLAMQAHLRGSQNRYRDMMRDLRGISHS, from the coding sequence ATGGTGACCGACGTGCCTGAACAGCAAAAACAGCGCAGCAAATCCTCCGGTTCTCTGGTCAGTCAAGTCAGCCTGAGCCTTAGAAACGCGATTGCCTCCGGGCAATATGGACCCGGTGACCGCTTGCCCAGCGAAATCGAAATGACGGAAACCCACGGCGTCAGCCGCACGGTCGTGCGCGAGGCGGTGACGGCGCTACGCTGCGACGGGCTGGTGGAGGTTCGCCAGGGGGCCGGCATTTTCGTGCTGAAGCGCGAAAAGGAGATGTCCTCCACGCCCGGCATCGATCGCGCCCGGCTGTCGTCCGATCTTGAAGTTCTGGAAATCAGAACGCCGCTTGAAATCGAGGCGGCGGGGCTGGCCGCCCTTCGCCGTTCCCCCTCGCAGGAGGAGGCGATTTTCGACTGTCACGCCCGGCTTCTCAAATGCATCGACGAAAACCGCTCCATTCGCGAGGCCGATCTGGCACTGCATCTGGCCATTGCGGCGGCAACCAACAATCCGCTCTTCACGCAGTTCCTCGAGCTGCACGGTCAGGCCGTGATCCCGCAATCCCGCGTGGTGCCCGAAACCCGGGAAAACGACCAGACGGCCTATCGACGACTGATCCACAAGGAACATGAGGCGATCGTCATCGCCATATCGGACAGGAATGAACAGGATGCCAAACTGGCCATGCAGGCCCATCTGCGCGGCAGCCAGAACCGCTATCGCGACATGATGCGCGACCTTCGCGGCATTTCGCACAGCTAG
- a CDS encoding 2-hydroxyacid dehydrogenase: MRIVVYSAKPYDRQFLDGAAKPGMRMHYCEARLSLETVALAKGADAICAFVNDDLSRPVLEKLAETGVRLVALRCAGFNQVDLASAEKLGLTIARVPAYSPYAVAEHTMALILSLNRKIHRAYNRVREGNFALDGLLGFDLHGKTVGIVGTGKIGAIFARIAAGFGCRLVGHDLRPNPDCEALGMAYVTREELFRTSDILALMCPLTPETRHLIRRETLPLLKKGVMLVNTSRGAIIDTQAAITGLKDGTIGSLGIDVYEEEADLFFEDLSNEVLRDDVFARLLTFPNVLVTGHQGFFTQEALKNIADTTIGNIESFFSTGTALYAVSTEQLAGPT, encoded by the coding sequence ATGCGGATCGTAGTCTACAGCGCCAAGCCCTATGACAGGCAGTTCCTTGACGGTGCTGCCAAGCCCGGCATGCGGATGCATTATTGCGAAGCGCGCCTGTCTCTTGAAACAGTGGCGTTGGCGAAGGGAGCGGATGCCATCTGCGCTTTCGTCAACGACGACCTGTCACGACCCGTGCTCGAAAAACTGGCGGAAACGGGAGTAAGGCTGGTTGCCCTGCGCTGCGCCGGCTTCAATCAGGTCGATCTCGCGAGCGCCGAAAAGCTGGGCCTGACCATTGCCCGCGTCCCGGCCTACTCCCCTTACGCGGTTGCCGAACACACCATGGCGCTCATCCTGTCGCTCAACCGCAAGATCCACCGCGCCTATAACCGCGTCCGCGAAGGAAATTTCGCCCTTGATGGCCTGCTCGGTTTCGACCTTCACGGCAAGACAGTCGGCATTGTCGGCACGGGTAAGATAGGGGCGATTTTCGCGCGCATTGCGGCCGGCTTCGGCTGCCGCCTTGTCGGCCACGATCTTCGCCCCAACCCAGATTGCGAGGCGCTCGGCATGGCCTATGTCACGCGGGAGGAACTGTTTCGGACATCGGACATTCTCGCGCTGATGTGCCCGCTCACACCGGAAACCCGTCACCTCATTCGCAGGGAGACGCTGCCGCTTCTGAAAAAGGGCGTGATGCTCGTCAATACCAGCCGCGGCGCCATCATCGATACGCAGGCCGCAATCACCGGACTGAAAGACGGCACGATCGGTTCCCTCGGCATCGATGTCTATGAAGAAGAGGCCGATCTCTTCTTCGAAGACCTTTCCAACGAGGTGCTGCGCGACGATGTTTTCGCGCGACTGCTGACTTTCCCCAATGTTCTGGTCACCGGCCATCAGGGCTTCTTCACGCAGGAAGCTCTCAAGAACATCGCGGACACGACGATTGGTAATATCGAGAGCTTTTTCAGTACCGGCACGGCGCTATATGCGGTTTCCACGGAGCAGTTGGCCGGCCCTACCTAA
- a CDS encoding ABC-F family ATP-binding cassette domain-containing protein, with translation MIRIENISKSNSHRILYIEASAALNRGEKIGLVGPNGAGKTTLFRMITGEDQPDEGQVVVEKGMTVGYFDQDVGEMSGRSAVAEVMEGAGPVSEVAAELRQLEAAMSDPDRMDEMDAIIERYGEVQARYEELDGYALEGRAREVLDGLSFSQEMMDGDVSKLSGGWKMRVALARILLMRPDVMLLDEPSNHLDLESLIWLEDFLKNYDGALLMTSHDREFMNRIVTKIIEIDGGSLTTYSGDYGFYEQQRAQNEKQQQAQFERQQAMLAKEIKFIERFKARASHAAQVQSRVKKLEKIDRVEPPRRRQTVAFEFAPAPRSGEDVVALKKVNKAYGSRTIYGELDFMVRRKERWCIMGVNGAGKSTLLKLVTGTAEPDSGNVTLGASVKLGYFAQHAMDVLDGDSTILEWLEERFPKAGQAPLRALAGCFGFSGDDVEKRCRVLSGGEKARLVMAAMLFDPPNFLVLDEPTNHLDLDTKEMLIKALSDYEGTMLFVSHDRHFLAALSNRVLELTPDGIHQYGGGYTEYVESTGQEAPGLRS, from the coding sequence ATGATCCGCATTGAAAATATCAGCAAGTCGAACAGCCACCGCATTCTCTACATCGAAGCTTCCGCAGCACTCAACCGCGGTGAGAAGATCGGCCTTGTCGGCCCGAATGGCGCCGGCAAGACCACGCTGTTCCGGATGATAACAGGCGAAGACCAGCCCGATGAGGGCCAGGTGGTCGTCGAAAAGGGTATGACGGTCGGTTATTTCGACCAGGATGTCGGTGAAATGTCCGGCCGTTCTGCCGTAGCCGAAGTCATGGAGGGCGCAGGCCCCGTCAGTGAAGTGGCGGCGGAACTTAGGCAGCTGGAAGCCGCCATGTCCGATCCTGACCGGATGGATGAAATGGACGCCATCATCGAACGTTACGGCGAAGTGCAGGCGCGTTACGAAGAGCTGGACGGCTATGCGCTGGAAGGCCGCGCCCGTGAGGTGCTGGACGGGTTGAGCTTCAGCCAGGAGATGATGGACGGCGATGTTTCCAAGCTTTCCGGCGGCTGGAAGATGCGTGTGGCGCTCGCCCGCATCCTGTTGATGCGCCCGGACGTCATGCTGCTCGACGAACCCTCGAACCATCTCGATCTCGAAAGCCTGATCTGGCTTGAGGATTTTCTGAAGAACTATGACGGCGCGCTGCTGATGACCTCGCACGACCGCGAATTCATGAACCGCATCGTCACCAAGATCATCGAGATCGACGGCGGCAGCCTAACGACCTATTCCGGCGACTACGGCTTTTACGAACAGCAGCGCGCCCAGAACGAAAAGCAGCAGCAGGCGCAGTTCGAACGCCAGCAGGCCATGCTCGCCAAGGAAATCAAGTTCATCGAGCGCTTCAAGGCGCGCGCCTCACATGCCGCGCAGGTGCAAAGCCGTGTGAAGAAACTCGAAAAGATCGATCGTGTCGAGCCGCCCCGGCGGCGCCAGACCGTGGCCTTCGAATTCGCGCCGGCTCCCCGCTCGGGCGAGGATGTCGTGGCGCTGAAGAAGGTGAACAAGGCCTATGGCAGCCGCACCATCTATGGCGAACTCGATTTCATGGTGCGACGCAAGGAGCGCTGGTGCATCATGGGCGTCAACGGCGCCGGAAAATCGACATTGCTGAAACTGGTCACAGGCACGGCGGAACCGGATTCCGGCAATGTCACCCTCGGCGCCAGTGTCAAGCTCGGCTATTTTGCCCAGCACGCCATGGATGTTCTGGATGGCGACAGCACCATTCTGGAATGGCTGGAAGAGCGCTTCCCCAAGGCCGGCCAGGCGCCGCTGCGCGCCCTTGCCGGCTGTTTCGGCTTCTCGGGCGACGACGTGGAAAAACGTTGCCGTGTGCTTTCCGGCGGCGAGAAGGCCCGCCTCGTCATGGCGGCCATGCTGTTCGATCCACCGAATTTCCTCGTGCTGGACGAGCCGACGAACCATCTCGATCTCGACACCAAGGAAATGCTGATCAAGGCCCTGTCGGATTATGAGGGTACGATGCTGTTCGTTTCCCACGACCGCCATTTTCTAGCCGCCCTTTCAAACCGGGTGCTGGAACTGACACCGGATGGGATCCACCAATATGGTGGCGGATATACCGAATATGTCGAAAGCACCGGGCAGGAAGCGCCGGGCCTTCGCAGCTGA
- a CDS encoding TadE/TadG family type IV pilus assembly protein has translation MTASADQKLKRRFLADTSGNFGIMTAILLPILLGVAGAGMEFANVMQVKADLQNTADSAALAAATEARVKKGDATDEEIKEIAKAFIASQQLKNLTEEERKELEKNSPISIATTEDARGKTYIIETTINRQLQLNPLIGFFGTKTINISATGIAKSTVNKGAPISMYLVLDRSGSMSFKTDTINTAKKSCPNYTANNWGKSEAQVTSSPCYVNKATSLKTAVGFLVATLNKADPTYTASGGSQLVRTGASVYTHESYSAQSITWGTSSIVSYVDKQIPEFPTGGTDARSSLTAAYNALKKTNTAEADAHKSKESESFERYIVLMTDGEMTGNSAAWNSSIDQSVRTTCETAKKDGIKIFSVAFMAPEKGKSLLQYCASSADNYYAPENMEQIVTAFGEIARKAAGSIATLTN, from the coding sequence ATGACCGCCTCCGCAGATCAAAAACTCAAGCGCCGTTTCCTTGCCGATACGAGCGGCAATTTCGGTATCATGACGGCAATATTGCTGCCGATACTGCTGGGTGTGGCCGGAGCCGGCATGGAATTCGCAAATGTGATGCAGGTGAAAGCTGATCTGCAGAACACGGCGGATTCCGCAGCGCTTGCTGCGGCGACCGAGGCACGCGTGAAAAAAGGTGATGCCACCGACGAAGAGATCAAGGAAATCGCCAAGGCTTTCATCGCCAGCCAACAGCTGAAGAACCTGACCGAGGAAGAGAGGAAAGAGCTCGAAAAGAACTCTCCGATCAGTATCGCGACAACCGAAGATGCCCGCGGCAAGACCTATATCATCGAGACCACGATTAACCGTCAGCTGCAGCTCAATCCCCTTATTGGCTTCTTTGGCACCAAGACCATCAATATTTCCGCCACCGGCATCGCGAAAAGCACGGTCAACAAGGGCGCGCCGATCTCGATGTATCTGGTGCTCGACCGGTCCGGATCGATGTCCTTCAAGACGGATACGATCAACACCGCGAAAAAATCTTGCCCGAACTACACCGCGAACAACTGGGGCAAAAGCGAAGCACAGGTCACATCCAGCCCGTGTTACGTCAACAAGGCCACATCGCTGAAAACCGCAGTTGGCTTTCTCGTCGCGACGCTGAACAAGGCCGACCCGACCTATACCGCCAGCGGCGGTTCCCAGCTCGTTCGCACAGGCGCGTCCGTCTATACACACGAGTCCTATTCTGCGCAGTCGATTACCTGGGGCACAAGCAGCATCGTCAGCTATGTCGACAAACAGATACCGGAATTTCCGACAGGCGGCACGGACGCACGCAGCAGCCTGACTGCCGCATATAACGCCCTCAAAAAGACGAATACCGCCGAAGCGGACGCGCACAAGTCAAAGGAGAGTGAATCCTTCGAGCGCTATATCGTCCTCATGACCGACGGCGAAATGACAGGAAACAGCGCCGCCTGGAATTCAAGCATCGACCAGTCGGTACGCACCACCTGCGAGACCGCCAAGAAAGACGGGATCAAGATTTTCAGCGTCGCCTTCATGGCGCCGGAGAAGGGCAAGTCGCTGTTGCAATATTGCGCTTCCAGCGCCGACAACTATTACGCTCCCGAAAACATGGAACAGATCGTTACCGCCTTCGGCGAAATCGCCCGCAAGGCAGCCGGCAGCATAGCCACGCTCACCAACTGA
- a CDS encoding transglutaminase family protein translates to MLYDLSLHMGYTYDTPAHGARHIIRVLPLSIPGRQRLVAGSIDVSPVPEERAVFEDFFHQSATSVHLRAPHEKLDIRMQARVMVESPALTADFSPELSRLPQDMADVWSIDFQSPHHFIGTSPRIGMDAAISAYARELLTPGMTIREIALAMCKRIHSDFTYDGEATTVDTTPSEAFQMKRGVCQDFSHIMIMALRSLGIPAGYVSGFLRTIPPPGKERLEGADAMHAWVRIWCGEAAGYLELDPTNDIVAGSDHIVVGYGRDYSDVAPVIGVLKSYGNQQIKQAVDVIPVQQ, encoded by the coding sequence ATGCTCTACGATCTTTCCCTGCATATGGGTTACACCTACGACACGCCGGCCCATGGCGCGCGGCACATCATTCGTGTACTGCCGCTATCCATTCCCGGCCGGCAGCGGCTCGTCGCCGGTTCGATCGATGTTTCGCCGGTACCGGAAGAACGCGCTGTCTTCGAGGACTTCTTTCACCAATCAGCCACATCAGTGCATTTGCGCGCGCCGCATGAAAAGCTGGATATCCGCATGCAGGCGCGTGTGATGGTGGAATCACCGGCATTGACTGCCGATTTTTCGCCTGAGCTTTCACGTCTGCCGCAGGACATGGCCGATGTCTGGTCGATCGATTTCCAGTCGCCACACCACTTCATCGGCACAAGCCCGAGAATAGGGATGGATGCGGCGATATCGGCCTATGCACGGGAGTTGCTGACGCCCGGAATGACCATCCGCGAGATCGCGCTGGCCATGTGCAAACGCATCCACAGCGACTTCACCTATGATGGTGAGGCAACAACCGTGGATACGACGCCATCGGAGGCCTTTCAGATGAAACGCGGCGTGTGCCAGGATTTTTCGCATATCATGATCATGGCGCTGCGCAGTCTCGGCATTCCCGCCGGTTATGTCAGCGGTTTCCTGCGCACCATCCCTCCGCCGGGCAAGGAACGGCTGGAAGGGGCGGATGCGATGCACGCCTGGGTCCGCATCTGGTGCGGTGAAGCGGCCGGTTATCTGGAACTCGATCCCACCAACGATATAGTTGCCGGAAGCGACCATATCGTCGTCGGTTACGGCCGCGATTATTCCGACGTCGCCCCGGTGATCGGGGTCCTGAAGAGCTATGGCAACCAGCAGATAAAACAGGCCGTCGACGTCATTCCCGTCCAGCAATGA